Within the Medicago truncatula cultivar Jemalong A17 chromosome 4, MtrunA17r5.0-ANR, whole genome shotgun sequence genome, the region atgtttattcaaaatattacaatttgaTGACTTGTTTAGGAAGTTTGTATCgcgttaatatttttttttgttacagagGGAAATATcgcattaatatattttattaaataattatatttttattattactttgttacttgtatttatttgattggttgtatataacttttttttaaagaaatattggttgtatataactattaattattatgaGAGAGTTCACCTTAGAATTTCTTACGTGAAAAGTGTTACCGAGGGTGTCGATAAAAACTCgtgaaaaaataatctaaattcaTGCACATGTATTAATATACTTGTATTATTCATGTACATGTGATatacaataaattaataattacaaatcATGAAGAAAAAGGGGCATTCACGACACGCAACATTAAAATTtccaatataataaatataatattcagTTTCTTTGTCATTcttgtatttgaaaaaaaaaaattaaagaaatagtGCACTATTTCTTAATACACTAAATTCAAACGCCTTATTATCAATGTCTTCTACAATGCTCCATCATATGACTCTTCTTCCTCATAAACGACTTCTTGTGCGTCACAATTTCTAATCACTTTGTCTCCCTgtctaaactaaaaaaacaataaaagatataaaaataaaagctttatgtaatctaaattaaaaatgaaaccgGCAATATATGTTAATGAGAATGAGagattaacatttttcaatcaCATATAAACCAaagtctaaaaacaaaaacaatgaaaattgaaatgattattcaAATAGGAGTCatagaaaataatatgaaaataagaaaacaaagaacaattcaacaaaaaatttgagtttATAGAGACTTTCAGAAAATTTGTATTGCATTTTCCATGTGATGTAAAACTTGTGAGTATCATAAACAATAATTATAGGAAAAATCATCAAGTAATAACAATAATCACTCTCttgatttcttcaacaaaaaaaaaatcactcccTTGATTTACGGATAAAATCAATGTGAAAAATAtccattaattttcaaaaagtcaTACATTTGAAATCAGAAACAAAAtcatattattttaatcatattagtgcatttttaatggttttttttattattccttTATTTGTTTCAAAGTCAACAAAGTTAATTATGGTATATTTTTGTTCTTCCAaagatttgaatatttttaatttaataattttttgtggtAATTTTCTTTGGCTAATGAGGAATtacatgaatatatatttttcgtaatatcaataataaatatatgcTAGTACTATTTGTTTTTAAGGAATAATATATGTTAGTACTAACTATTTGTAAtccaacaaattaaaaaataatttattaatcttctcgttaataatatattaattagtactattttctttctttgcaaaattctaatatattagtattattttatgaaatccAATAATTTAAAGACGTCAttcataatgaaaaaaaataattggacagttaaaatgcaattaatggaaatagaataaagtaaaatttaatgTGCAATAAACACCGACATTTAATTGAACGCTATTTTGGAAGTATTCATAGCGTTTTGAATAAacaattgattgaattattaaaaaaaaaaacacgaaatatttcaattgattttcgtaatcaattgtttttttgaataataagtgttttttttcctaacattattaataaaaacaaatttgaataattcaatcaattgttttattttaatctttgaattcaaatattttaatttaaactacttttttgaaagaattttaatttaaactatttgattattaaaaaaaaattatttgattcaaatttgtactttttgaattcgaaatgtttgatttctaatataaattcaagtaatagaatttgatattgtaaaacttccttttatacatgaacattaaatacaaatatgtgAGGATGATTGTGGTGAGAGCATTTTGTGAAGATCAATATGGTGAGagcatttgtaaaaaagaaagggacatgtgacaacaccaaaacaataataattcattTCCATAAAAGTCTATGAAATGgatcctaaatttatattatatagatgaGAATGCAACTAGTAACTACACTTGTTTCATACGTAACTAGCACATGCTATTGTCTAGAGATCACCTTTCTTAGAGTTTTCACTAATTCATTCACTGTGATGTTGTAGCCATCACCCATCTGCATTATATATACCATAGCAAGTTAGAATCTCCTGTTATAACATCAATATTCAATACACgatcaataaaactaattaaaacgtaaaaatatttaaatattttagtaagtgaaaatttaaaaacaccctatttctaacatttttttctgaCGGTCATGCTGAAACTTATGTGAGTCTCTGTCACTTTACCTAAAAACACTAAAGTGTaagttagcaagctacacctacTTCATATTTACATAAAAACCATTTTCCACTATTTTagcttgctaacttgcaccttaataTTTTGGGGTGGTGTAAATTAGCagcccatatatatatatatatatagggtgtatCAAATGAGAGCACTGTtaaaatgagagatgagagggaTACATAACAACCCTTGGATTAATCTTTATTGTGCtccttaattttaaaaactgCAGCGTATAAATCTTTTTTCATTCCCTTTTGTGTGCTTCTTTTCTCGCCGTTTCTTCTCGCTGTTGCTGTTACGGTTTCTTTTCCAGATCTCGGGCAAAATAATTTTGTTGCAtcaaatctaatttttaattaatcgAATTGCAGTTTTGAAATCACACCAAAATGAAGTtggaaaaatatgattttttttttcattctgtTCATCTTCTAGCTCCAATCTACTTTCGATTtcaagaagataagaagaaaaaaacaatctttctttctgctgctatttgtttaaTGTTTCTGTTACCAATTAAGAGAATgtaaaattttctttctcaattaaaaaaatcaaaatccaaatttcaaattaaaaatcaagaGTGAATTGCAAAACTAGGAAGAGACATGACAACGAACAAAAtggattgaaaataaaaatcgaatttaaaaaagaaaaagaaaaaggatttCAATGGAACATGAAGAAGAGTAGTGGAATAGGAAACAATGGAGATGGAAGGGGAAGTTAGAAAATCACATACAAAGAAGAAACGCTAACCATGAACCTGGAAAAGGAAAGATAATCAGGTAGTCACACCCCACATTAAGTGTAATATCATCTCCACCGTTCAGTTTGATCCTACGGTCCTAATTCAATGCTCTCATCTCTCATTATAAAAtgtcctctcacttgatatatatatatatatatatatatatatatatatatatatatattatatatatttacataagttaggatccgttgacactaGGTGTCAatgaattcgttgacaccaaatctcaaccatcaatCTCATTTAATCCAACGACTCATAATTAGTTCATGATTCTATTTCTTGGGTATTCTTTAGGCAAGACAACAAAACCCGTGCACGTGGGTACTCGCCCAAACCAACCCCGATTTGACGGATTTTCCCCGATTTGACTAGGTCTGGGTATGAGTATGGGTTTTTCCCGATTTCAAAATACGGGTACGAGACGGGTAATGCGGATATATGTatccaccccgaacccatacccaaactcTACCCGAATGTAGAAAGgtcatgttttgtttttgtttagggggttgataatgatatgtcatgttatttggtttgataattgtcatgatattaatttagcttcttcaaaaaaaaaaaattgtcatgatATAAGAACTTTCATTGATAGTTAAAGGAGCAACCGAATTATTCGGTAaggaaattttaaaatgagcgcaaattgttggataatgcattacaacattaccattgaagcttaaaaattcactttttttattttaaaaaattgattcattgtGGAGACGGGGATGAGGCGGGAATATCCGAACCCAATGGagacggggatgagattcaatttttcatccCCGTTAGATATGGGCAGGGTAATGAGTAAGTATATCGGAGTAGGAAATGGGGATGGGAAATGCAAAACCCGTTCCTACCCCGCCCCATTGCCTTGCCTAGTATTCTTTCTCTAATTACatgctattattttttttaatcataaaaaaacatggttttttttcttgtttttttcttcttacgATGATGCGACACCCACCCATGTTAATATTATTCTTGTAAGCATATCTATCCCCTCTTAGTTAATTCCTCGTATGGATTCTAGACCATAAAGACATATTATaccaaatttatgaaaataatagCAACCTCACAGAAATGTAGTGAATCAAAGATTCTATGGGTGTTTTTGATGAGTTTTATTGTATTTGTGGGATTTTAGGTTTGACAATTGAGTCTTGAAATAATCCACTATATTGATCAATCATAATTTTGACAAATCACGTGTATAAGAATTCATTCATGTTTTTAACTAATGAATGCTCGTTGCTTTTCATGCTAGAAAAAAGATGTAATTGGacaaattttgatgaattttgttgaataaatcaCATACTATTATTATATTGATCAATCTTCtggaattttgatgattttgttgaataaatcaTAATTCTCTCTCATTACAAGAATTTCCAAATTTTAGATCCgggaatttatttatttatttattttttaagaaagatcCGGGaaacttgaaaattgaaattgtgtGATGTAGAAATTGGGCAAAACAAAGGTTAAGTAAAGTAGTGATCATGTGAAATTTCAAGTAAACAAATATGAGTCGTTGGATTAAATGAGATTGATGGTTGAGATTTAGTATCAACAAATTCGTTGACACTTGGTGTGAACAAATCCTGACTCTATATATGTACCCCATCCGTTCTTAATTATatgcaaatttaattttcaagtaAACAAATATCAAGAAACTAACTCTCATTGTATCAATGTTGACGAATAAAAATCTTCTTTCAACAAATGAACTCGATGATCAATTTAGGACCAAGCTAGACTCTCCAGCGAATCTTGGTTTATAAGTTTAAAGGCTCAAGTTTTTGTCGGGTAATCAAGTGTGAGTGATTATGTCCCACATCGACTAAGAATGGAggaaataaatgatatataagagagggaacccataaacccattgccttaaagttttgggtaagagtgttaTGATTAAGTCTCTTATGATCCTGGACGTTTGGCCCATTGCCGCTTCcaaattaaagttgcattgaaaatgtaaagtgacattcattttgaaacaatttttttgactaaagtgacactcattatgaatgaaacggagagagtaataatatttgattctttgacttaattttttttttctcctaatAAAAGTCATTCAAAGATTGTGGAGTATCTAACTCATTTTTCTGATTGGCTATttcattgttattattttaaattcatcaacaattttttcttgaaaGATTAACTATTTTAGATATCTTCTTTAAATTTACAATTTAGTAATTTGACAAAACTATCTCAAATTAATGTTCCATCGGGGGCATGAATGTATTGATTGACcagaaaaaaatatcttttcaaTAAATGAACTCGATGATCAATCTAAAACTCAAGTTGGATCCTTAAGAGATTTTTAGTTGATATGTTTAAAGCCTCAAGTCTATGTTTGCGGTgcaagaaacatgtgatgatAAATgctataaaaatttaaaaaagaaattaaacaaacatGTAAACACAAAAAGGGCATAAAAGTAAagataaaggtaaaaaaaaaaaagggattgatgttattataagagtaatgatatttgaacaacttttttactacaacttttgggacaaccttgttgtgctctttttttattggttaaaaataatgaagagagaaaaagaaagagagaaaataagaagataatgtgagtatgagatagaaagttgtacaaaaatggttgtacaaatatcatttctcttattataAATAGGATTTAATTACATGCAAACCAAACACCCCGTTAGTTTGTGCTTCATCTTGTCACCTAACTTGAACCCAATACTTAAAATTTTGCATATAACATATGCTCCAAAATGTTACTTCTTGCATAGTAATAAAAATAGATCTACACATAGAATACAACTAGTAGTAACTACACTTGTTTCATACGTAACTAGCACATGCTATTGTGTCGATATCACCATTCTGAGAGTTTTCACTAATTCATTCACTGAGATGTTGTAGCCATCACCCATCTGCATTATATATATCATAGCAAGTCAGAATCTCATGttataaaactaattaaatagtaaaattttaattattttagtaagataaatttaaaaaacaccCTATTTCTAACATTTTTTCTAACCGTCATGTTGAAACTTATGTGGGTCTCATCACTTTACGTGGGATACATTTCTAAATTATAGTATCCACACTAAATTTCATGCGATAAGAAAGTGACTATTAGAGAGTGTTAAGAAAGAGAGTGTTTCCGATATTCCTATATAAAAGCCGTTATCAATCCGCatatgttttttaaaagaaaaatgagactCTTTTAGAGCATTATGTACCTTACAAATGATGGTGATGTCAAGGATGGATTTTCCAAATTGCAAGACACTACTATTAACTACTGAAAGATGAAGACTTGCAAGGTGGGTCAGTATTTTGAGCAAGATACCCTTTTGTTTCTCACAATGGACTATGACAAGTACATCTTTTTTTGACACTCTTGCTTTGATCTCTGGAAGAGTATTATCACCTGTTCCACAATTGTACTCATCTGAAttcactttggtccttttgtTGCTACAAATGTTTGATCCAGCTTCTTGTTCTAGCTCTCTCACACGTTCTGCAAGTTTTTCCACATAGTCTCTAGCTTTGTCCACGATTGAAGTGTCGTCGTCCATCTACAAGTTCatatagaaaaattaatttcaagatTTTAATagagaaaaattaatttcaagtttttaatAGCTATGTGTGTGTACGAGTAGTCATCATAAGTTTGACTCTAGAGTAAAACTAAGATGAATAACTTcacttaataaattataaacaacGGATTTCACTAATTCAACCTTATATTAATGATCAAACataacatacatatatacataacataacatacatACATAAACCTTTGAGTTTTTCGACAATTTTTTGTAGACATGTTaaaaacattactaaaagtttctcggcaaaaaattgtcacaaaatttgatttatacgtccatattttgttacttttatctttaacttttgtcgttttaaaaaattcatatttaattcgttttatgttaaaaaattctaaattttagtaaatgaacattttatagtgttctaaacttgtcttaaaaaatcgttcaaaaatttaatagtTTAAGGATAGTTaaacaaactttattttagcagggactaaaattagaaataatttttttttgtaggtactaaaaaacctattaaaattaagtaaggactaaacatAAAAgttcccaattttatagggatcaatcaaatatttaaccctaaaatttataatatttgatgtttggaaaaaataattttaaattgatgATCATTAAAGAGCGTACTAAAACACTTGTTAACAAAATCGATAAAATAATGTACGAAAACTCAGGACTTTAATTAAGTTAGAAAAAACTCGTATCATCTCATCTAAGTGTCCTTAAATCGTAAATTTTTACGTTGAAAAGTACAACCTTCAATTTCAAGTCTCTTGATTACAAATATAATTCATAATTGAATGGGCATACTTTTGCACTTGAATAGATGCCATCCACACATGGGATAgctatcatcattttcatttatttccctacttctttattttttacgaATTTTTCTTCCTATGTTttgttctcttcttccttcCTAGACAATAATTTAAAATGGAAATGGATCACctcaatttaatttctttttccattaTTGAATTTTCGAAAATTGTGAGAagatgttaatttttgttttatttttcccaTCTGAAAGAGTTTGGTGGAAATGCAACTATGATTAACAGAAAAATGTTCATCAgcaatttgaagtttattctcaTGATCAATTTTCCTTAAAGTTCATTAACCATTTACCctcaataatattaataaactataataacccaaaaaaaaaattaaagagaaaaataaatggagaGATTTTACGGTGTGATCAAAACCGGTTAAGATCCTTTCCATTTAtaatcattcaattttttttatttggagagataaagacacaaagaaatttgaaaaaatataaaataattaatgatgatggGACCCACTTAGTAGTAGGATCCACTATCTATATTttttgtctatctctctccaaattgcatactccatttattttgtcaaattgAGAGGATCCTAAACCGATTGAAATCAATAGAAAATACTACTTCCACAAGTATCTTAACTAAGTACTCCGTTTGTTCCAAAATGTAAGTAAGAATAGATTAATATAAGGTGAGGTAATGTAtctgatataaattttaaatcaaatacattaatttttattaaaagatttttatttatattttaggacgaAGTGAGTACCGTATCATTATGACCGTTAGTTGAAAAGTTAACGGCACAAACTTTATATagataaacttattttttttatgaaagcaACCTTTTATATTTTTCCTCAAACAACAAAACTACCTTAATTATCACTCATATTCAATTGAATCACttcaaataagaaaaaacacaacaatttcgtgtatatatataagaatTAATTAGTAACACATATGCAAATAAATCATACCATTCATTTAAGTATATATATGTTAATATGTcaactatatttaatttaatttaattaccaACCTTCTTTAAGCCTATGACATCTGAAAGTTCTTTCAATCTCTGTGTTATCTCCTTCTCATTGCTTTCCTTTGTAATATCTGTGGGATCTCCAATTTGATACTCATCATCACCACACACAGATTCAGATTCTCCATCTTCAAAAATGACTTTATCATGTATTTCCTATGTataaatgaaaacaacaaagaaaagagAGTTATACTCATATTCAATATGACTATGACTAACACAAAATCATGTGTAGCATATGTATTATATAATAGGTGTTGCAATTGGATTTTACCAAATCAGAATCATGAGAAGGCCAATTTTCTCCTGACTCTTCCATTAATTTTGTGAAAATTATGCTATTATATAAAGTTAATTTTGTGccaagaaatatatatgtaaggTAATTGTTTGGAAGAATGAAAGTACAGTGTGGATAAGAAGAGGTGGGGTGTGGGAAAGAATGAGAGAGTGATGAAAAGAAGGGAAATAGAGATTCAATATTGGTGTTCTAAAGTGAAGGGTAGCTAAGGTTGTGAGGTGAGTAGTATGGTGCGTGGAGTAACTGATTACTTCATCATCAACTTGTGATGAGTTATATATATTCAACTTGTTAACTTAGACTCAATTACTTTTTAGAAAGAGTAGTTTATCAAgttataataaaaaagtttattagATCCACCTTTGTTGGTAAACCATAATTTCTATAAATAAGTGATGGTAAGTACTTatattttagagaaatgatatttctacaatccattttgtaataatttttgtaacaacttttctctcatacttatattatgtttttactttttattttttattttatttttattttttatgttttagtttctATGTCAATACCTACTAgtctttgtaaatttatgatTGTCCCAAAAGTTATCATCCagatgattgttcaaataacacatctctattttttttataaggagtATCTTATGATAACTAAGTGTTTAAATGCAACCTAAAATGTAAGATCCATGGTTAAAATACTCATTTATAAAAACTAGGGATGATGTTCTATATTCCAACTTTTTCTGAGGGGATGTATATATTCCAACTTAATTAGTTAAGATTGATCAAATCGATAAGAATTCAGTTCATATCTCATAGATATCTAGGTTTGAATTATGATGTCGATGTGATGATTTCGTTAGTCGATAAATTGAAATGAACACTGTTATTTGTAATGAATGATTCATACAAGAAAGATAAGAATGCATAATTAGATATAATGAGATACttgttaaagaaataaaaataaataaattgtctgttgaaatttttttatatatttttatgatgttgattacacaagttctaaaataattttacattaatTGGTTTCTTAATAAGTGTACAGAGACACTTGACAGTAATAATAAGAGCGGATAAATATGTATAAAATGTTCGTCTGAACGCTAGTTATATGAAATAGTTTTTAtaactaaatatatttataaacgttttaggtttttttatatCAATAAGAATCGAGTtcaactcattaattattttttgagaggtcaataatttatttttataaagaaatacttttaatttcatatataaGTCAAAATAACTACTAGTACTTTgacagtaaataaaaaaaaaagttagttttaaaaaaaaaatgaagaaaaggatAAGCACTACTATTGTGGTATCCACCGTTAtatcattaatattattatacacTCGTTAAACATGCAATTTGCATCTACACCGTTCAATGATTCATAATTTTACACGTGTCAATCTGATAGCGACCATGTTTGAAGCATGGGAGGGTCGCGTGGTTCGCGTGTGTTTCATGCGTATACAACGACTTTTTCtattttagtcttttattttatattattttggtcTTTCTATTTATTCATGAAAATGTTTGAAGTGGGGTTTTATTGTAGTTGTTGATGTAACCAAATAACTGAATCTATCCAATTTATTTGATGTGGAGATCTTAAATTAGTATACTGTTCATGTCGATTTACAAAtccatattatattattataatattggaagaaatataaatgttacacaaaataaatactgttatgaaaataagtaaatagacatgataataatagagagaaggagaagaggaGAGAATAGGAAAAGTATTCTTATTCACTGATGTGTATCtcaatgttacaaatgagctatatttatagggaaatagAGTAGCCTATGAATTAAGCCCAATAACATAATAGTATGGCCCACTAACACATTTGCTATTTGGACatccactattaatatttataacactcccccttggatGTCCATTGAGGATATGCCTCGTTAAAACCTTACTAGAGAAAAACCTAATAGGAGAAAAATtctagtgaaggaaaaagagtacaatatcCTTTTTGTGTATGATAAtctgcctcgttaaaaaccttaccaggaaaacccaatgggacaaaaccatggttaagggaaaaagagtgcagaaCACATTTATGTCTCCCTCTCATAAAGACAATCATCTATGAGACGAAGAAAGTCAAATAATATTTGTTCTAGTTACTCAAAAGTTTACTTGCAACGACGACTTTGTTGAAATATCTGGTTTATCTTCATAGTCTTCTTCAAATTAGTAGTGCTTGAGAAGTTTCTTCATATTGAGTTGTTGCAAGACCCCCTTTAAGAAATCAACAAGTTTCTTGTACTTGTAAAATCATCATCCTTAATAAAAGAGCGTTCTTCACTTCCTTGATTATGTTGCTTCTTTAAGATACAAAATATATGCTTGACTTTGTTTTGATATCTGTATTTACTAACATTGGCAAAGCAAAATACcacaataaatatcattaacaAAATACATTGATGTCCTCGTTTGAACTAAGATATGGTACTTTAGGACCAATTCAAgttgtttatcattttcttgAGGACATGATCTATACTAATATCAAGTGACATCACAATCGTTATAGTACACAGTCAACTAGATGTGTCCATATCAAATACATTTGTTATATAAGTTTCTTGATGCACAAaatctcaattaaataataaatctgCAAATCCAAACAAACTTTGTGCATGcaacatatttaatttcaaatatttctataatcaATAGATGTTAGAATCTCTTCAGGAGTTCAATAATATTTATTCCATCATCATTAAAATgattataacaaattcattttcaaagatttagaatggacatatgatgtcatttcttcaatatctcacaaaaattaattttatcggAGAGTTTCATATACTCATCACTATCACGTGAGTCATACAACTATATTGCAACACATCTTTCATATAAATTGAGCCTTTCATGTAATACTAAACTTAATCAAGCAAGAAAAGGTTCTTGAATTAACTTCAGGTAAATATGTCTCTTAAACATAAACGTTGGACATATATCAGCTCACTTCCggtga harbors:
- the LOC11434392 gene encoding transcription factor bHLH25, yielding MEESGENWPSHDSDLEIHDKVIFEDGESESVCGDDEYQIGDPTDITKESNEKEITQRLKELSDVIGLKKMDDDTSIVDKARDYVEKLAERVRELEQEAGSNICSNKRTKVNSDEYNCGTGDNTLPEIKARVSKKDVLVIVHCEKQKGILLKILTHLASLHLSVVNSSVLQFGKSILDITIICKMGDGYNISVNELVKTLRMVISTQ